One part of the Apus apus isolate bApuApu2 chromosome 11, bApuApu2.pri.cur, whole genome shotgun sequence genome encodes these proteins:
- the LOC127389287 gene encoding dual specificity protein kinase CLK1-like: MILTSPPRSGSNSVEENCQGHPICQTGDILCARYEVVATLGEGTFGQVVECIDHKENGRHVAVKIIKEADGSSEEAFAEVRALRYLRALDPSSTHHCVQMLDWFEYRGHVCIVLELLGLSTFDFMKENGFLPFRLDQIRQMAYQICQAVNFLHVNKLTHTDLKPENILLTSSDYTEEYNPSLGSCERTPKHPDIKVGDFGSTTRDHEHHSTVVTTRPYRAPEVILALGWSQPCDVWSIGCILLEYYLGSPIFPVNEEKEHLAMMERILGPLPSDMVKKTRKRGYFHHDRVDWDERSSAGRYVSWWCKPLKAFMTSYSDDHENFFDLVEKMLHYDPAERITLGEALKHPFFFPLRREKRVLPPGAGEADPGVLPPKKRRKYRMFVG, from the exons ATGATCCTGACGAGTCCTCCAAGGAGCGGATCCAACAGCGTGGAGGAGAACTGCCAGGGTCACCCCATCTGTCAGACAGGAGACATCCTCTGTGCAAGAT ATGAAGTCGTTGCTACCTTGGGTGAGGGGACTTTTGGACAGGTTGTGGAGTGCATCGATCACAAGGA GAACGGCAGACACGTGGCTGTGAAAATAATCAAGGAGGCTGATGGGAGCTCTGAGGAAGCCTTTGCAGAAGTCCGAGCGCTGCGCTACTTACGTGCCCTGGaccccagcagcacaca ccaCTGTGTCCAGATGCTAGACTGGTTTGAATACCGTGGCCATGTCTGCAtcgtgctggagctgctggggctcagcacaTTTGACTTTATGAAGGAGAATGGCTTCCTCCCCTTCAGGCTGGACCAGATCAGACAGATGGCGTATCAGATCTGCCAGGCTGTGAACT TTTTGCATGTCAACAAGTTGACACACACAGACCTGAAGCCAGAGAATATTTTACTGACGTCATCTGACTACACGGAGGAGTACAATCCCAGCCTGGGAAGTTGCG AGCGCACACCCAAACATCCCGACATCAAGGTTGGGGACTTCGGGAGCACCACACGTGACCACGAACATCACAGCACGGTGGTGACCACGAGACCGTACCGAGCTCCCGAAGTGATCCTAG ccctgggatggTCACAGCCCTGCGATGTCTGGAGCATAGGATGTATTCTTCTGGAGTACTACCTGGGATCCCCAATCTTTCCG GTCAATGAAGAGAAAGAACACCTGGCAATGATGGAGCGAATCCTGGGGCCTTTGCCAAGTGACATGGTAAAGAAAACCAG GAAACGCGGATATTTCCATCATGACCGGGTGGATTGGGACGAACGTAGCTCTGCTGGGAGATACGTGTCCTGGTGGTGTAAGCCCCTGAAG GCATTCATGACCAGCTATAGTGACGACCATGAGAACTTTTTTGACCTGGTTGAAAAGATGCTCCATTACGACCCAGCAGAGCGAATTACTCTGGGAGAAGCCCTGAAACaccctttcttcttccccctgAGACGGGAAAAAAGGGTGCTgcctcctggagctggggaggctgACCCAGGAGTCCTTCCCCCAAAGAAGCGTAGAAAGTATCGCATGTTTGTTGGATAG